The Thalassotalea sp. 273M-4 genome includes a region encoding these proteins:
- a CDS encoding diguanylate cyclase, whose amino-acid sequence MKRYKQYQQTFSLVLLINLLCLFSLSTSAEELELFPNQKIASIANHVSFIIDQDSELSAKQVSASTELKTLKQANLTKAFVGNVAGSVWLKLEIKNVSDEFVDIQIQSPTTTPSIMALYHRPLGSNLDFEKITDDIRHNLTKRALPTARVSLPLKLQPNETREVLIESFSDVPTPRYLNFQLVSLPVLIHSSNIEHIIFGMVMSLILVSALFSLMAYKFLEEKFFIWYSLFAISTLPALGLTTGIINLYIPNLDFYPLGTLSFAVMIASGIQFMRVYSNVAYHSLKTDKLIYITLILTLTTVPLSILGFDHKAQQVQQLAVFIFPFALIAAGLTARQGEKKMSAMLIAQTLLFGLLVLINMQSWGWVDPYAGMVFLPTIGILSVLLCLIFAMYIKAKAHYYEGSKEDLDTIASAYKEAYALQEQVKEQNQQLKVAKEQAEFEARTDMLTQMPNRRAFMNLATMAIAQSMRQGKPLSFIAFDIDNFKKINDHYGHPAGDETLRIIGELTKQIIRVSDFCGRIGGEEFMIGCHNNHKDDAEILAERLRMAIEKTVIKADGHEFTTTISLGIANVTSDDDLESVIKKSDIAMYLSKTTGKNKVTNYAA is encoded by the coding sequence ATGAAGAGATACAAACAATACCAACAAACATTTTCCCTCGTTTTATTGATAAACCTTTTATGTTTATTTAGCTTAAGCACATCGGCAGAAGAATTGGAGCTGTTTCCCAATCAAAAGATCGCCTCCATAGCCAACCACGTTTCTTTTATTATTGACCAGGACTCTGAATTATCAGCAAAACAAGTATCTGCCTCAACCGAATTAAAAACATTGAAGCAAGCCAATTTAACCAAAGCGTTTGTCGGTAATGTTGCGGGTTCTGTTTGGCTCAAATTAGAAATAAAAAATGTCAGTGATGAATTTGTCGACATTCAAATACAGTCTCCGACAACGACGCCATCGATTATGGCTCTATATCACCGTCCTTTAGGCTCCAATCTAGACTTTGAAAAAATCACCGACGACATCCGTCATAATTTAACCAAAAGGGCGTTACCTACGGCTCGGGTTTCACTGCCACTAAAATTACAACCCAATGAAACTCGTGAAGTGTTGATTGAAAGCTTTAGTGATGTGCCCACACCAAGATACCTTAATTTTCAACTGGTCTCGTTACCGGTATTAATTCACAGTTCTAATATTGAACATATTATTTTTGGCATGGTGATGTCGCTCATACTGGTGTCGGCTTTATTTAGTTTGATGGCGTATAAGTTTCTCGAAGAAAAGTTTTTTATTTGGTATAGCCTATTTGCCATCAGCACTTTGCCCGCTTTAGGGCTTACCACGGGTATCATCAACCTTTATATTCCAAATTTAGATTTTTATCCTTTAGGCACTCTATCTTTTGCGGTAATGATTGCCTCGGGTATTCAATTTATGCGGGTTTATTCCAATGTTGCCTATCATTCGTTAAAAACAGATAAGTTAATTTATATAACGTTAATACTCACCCTAACAACAGTACCTCTGTCGATTTTAGGCTTTGATCACAAAGCACAGCAGGTGCAACAACTGGCGGTCTTTATTTTCCCCTTTGCTCTCATTGCCGCCGGATTAACCGCGCGCCAAGGTGAGAAAAAAATGTCGGCGATGCTCATTGCCCAAACGTTATTATTTGGCTTATTAGTCTTAATTAACATGCAATCTTGGGGTTGGGTTGACCCCTATGCGGGTATGGTGTTTTTACCCACTATTGGCATATTGTCGGTATTGCTATGCTTGATTTTCGCCATGTACATCAAAGCCAAAGCACATTACTACGAAGGTTCAAAAGAAGACTTAGATACCATTGCTTCAGCGTATAAAGAAGCCTATGCCTTACAAGAACAGGTTAAAGAGCAAAACCAACAATTAAAAGTTGCCAAAGAACAAGCAGAATTTGAGGCCAGAACGGACATGCTTACGCAAATGCCAAATAGGCGTGCATTTATGAACCTTGCAACGATGGCGATTGCGCAATCGATGCGTCAAGGTAAACCATTGTCTTTCATCGCCTTTGATATCGACAACTTCAAAAAGATTAATGACCACTATGGACATCCTGCCGGTGATGAAACCCTGCGAATAATTGGCGAATTAACCAAACAGATCATTCGGGTCAGTGATTTTTGTGGTCGTATTGGTGGTGAAGAATTTATGATCGGGTGTCACAATAATCACAAAGATGATGCCGAAATATTAGCAGAACGATTGAGGATGGCCATTGAGAAAACGGTGATAAAAGCCGATGGACATGAATTTACCACGACCATAAGTTTGGGTATTGCCAATGTGACCAGTGATGACGATTTAGAATCGGTGATCAAAAAATCCGATATCGCAATGTACCTTTCTAAAACCACGGGTAAAAACAAAGTGACCAACTATGCGGCTTAA
- a CDS encoding DUF1285 domain-containing protein, which yields MSLEKFSKQIKIPQVEQWDPPYCGEIDIEIKANGDWFYQGSKIERKRLVKLLSSVLTKEAEDYFLVTPVEKMKIRVQHRPFVITQWQWMSQNNVLLLKLLTNLDDEIWITKPKDLGFDEHGKLIANVRRNLYASIHRNVFYQWVEQAKEGKNQQGHCLYLTSNGLDFVIGYV from the coding sequence ATGTCATTAGAAAAATTCAGTAAACAAATTAAAATCCCTCAGGTTGAGCAATGGGATCCGCCCTATTGTGGTGAGATAGACATTGAGATAAAAGCGAATGGCGACTGGTTTTATCAAGGCAGTAAAATTGAGCGCAAGCGCCTAGTTAAATTGCTGTCGTCGGTGTTGACCAAAGAAGCCGAGGATTACTTCTTGGTCACTCCTGTTGAGAAAATGAAAATTCGAGTTCAACATCGGCCATTTGTTATCACCCAGTGGCAATGGATGAGCCAAAATAACGTATTATTGCTGAAATTACTGACCAATCTCGATGACGAGATATGGATTACCAAACCCAAAGATTTAGGTTTCGATGAACACGGCAAGCTTATAGCAAACGTGCGCAGAAACTTGTATGCATCGATACATCGAAATGTATTTTATCAATGGGTAGAGCAAGCAAAAGAGGGTAAAAACCAACAAGGCCACTGCTTATATCTAACAAGCAATGGCCTTGATTTTGTTATCGGTTATGTCTGA
- the hemN gene encoding oxygen-independent coproporphyrinogen III oxidase, giving the protein MLAKYNVSGPRYTSYPTAVEFSNQFIESDLLNAISCSEHNELSLYVHIPFCHSLCYYCGCNKVVTRHSHKADEYLEYLFKEISLRAPQFASYTVKQLHWGGGTPTFLTKSQISQLVAKLKETFQFAQDIEMSIEVDPREIELDVVDHLFSEGFNRLSIGVQDTDEIVQQAINREQSTEFITALVHRAKSVGFRSVNLDLIYGLPHQSLATFAKTLDAVKIMDPDRISLFSYAHLPSRFASQRKIRDEWLPSADDKFALLQFAIESFLAMGYEFIGMDHFAKPNDELAIAQKSGSLHRNFQGYTVLDDCDLLGLGVSSISSIGQSFSQNVKTLKEYYGSIDAGLTPLEKGIVTSRDDVIRAVVIKDLMCNFKISKTKISEQFGIHFDQYFGQDIASLQTFIDDGLLTNNDDEIKVVQKGRLLIRNICMSFDAYLRTKLHQQRFSRVI; this is encoded by the coding sequence TTGCTTGCGAAATACAATGTCAGTGGTCCACGTTATACCTCCTATCCGACAGCCGTCGAGTTCTCAAACCAGTTTATTGAATCCGATTTGTTAAATGCCATTTCTTGCTCCGAACATAATGAGTTGTCTTTATACGTCCACATCCCATTTTGTCACAGCCTTTGCTATTACTGTGGTTGCAATAAAGTTGTAACCCGTCATTCTCATAAAGCCGATGAATACCTGGAGTATTTATTTAAAGAAATATCATTACGCGCACCGCAGTTTGCAAGCTATACCGTCAAACAACTGCATTGGGGTGGTGGTACGCCTACGTTTCTAACCAAATCACAAATTAGCCAACTGGTCGCCAAACTTAAAGAGACATTTCAGTTTGCTCAAGATATTGAAATGAGTATCGAGGTCGATCCGAGGGAAATTGAGTTAGACGTTGTCGATCACTTATTTTCAGAGGGTTTTAATCGTTTAAGCATTGGCGTTCAAGATACTGATGAAATCGTTCAACAAGCGATTAATCGTGAACAAAGTACTGAGTTTATAACTGCGCTGGTTCATAGAGCAAAGTCGGTTGGCTTTCGCTCTGTTAACCTAGATTTAATCTATGGCCTGCCACACCAAAGCTTAGCAACATTTGCAAAGACTCTCGATGCGGTAAAAATAATGGATCCTGATCGCATTTCATTATTCAGTTATGCTCATTTACCGTCTCGCTTTGCCTCTCAGCGTAAAATTCGTGACGAATGGCTGCCATCGGCCGATGATAAATTTGCGTTATTGCAATTTGCAATCGAAAGCTTTTTGGCTATGGGCTATGAGTTTATTGGGATGGATCACTTTGCGAAACCTAATGATGAATTGGCCATTGCCCAAAAAAGTGGTTCTTTGCACCGAAATTTCCAAGGCTATACCGTGTTAGATGACTGCGATTTACTTGGTCTTGGGGTTTCTTCTATTAGCTCTATTGGCCAAAGCTTTAGCCAGAATGTCAAAACATTGAAAGAATATTATGGATCTATTGATGCGGGTTTAACCCCGTTAGAGAAAGGCATTGTAACGAGCCGAGATGATGTGATTAGAGCGGTGGTTATTAAAGATTTAATGTGTAATTTTAAAATATCAAAAACCAAAATATCAGAGCAATTTGGGATTCATTTTGATCAATACTTTGGTCAGGATATCGCCAGTTTACAGACGTTTATTGATGACGGCCTGTTAACCAACAATGATGATGAAATTAAGGTGGTGCAAAAAGGGCGTTTGTTGATTCGAAATATTTGTATGTCGTTTGATGCTTACTTGCGAACCAAGTTGCATCAACAAAGATTTTCACGAGTTATTTAA
- a CDS encoding TraR/DksA family transcriptional regulator, protein MSDQLKVAFTKRIVDLQKRITAIHEEFAEGRPADWSEQAGERENDEVLNALESEAKVEIQQLSDAISRIEQGTYGYCVDCGEEIARARLNVQPAAIKCIDCAD, encoded by the coding sequence ATGTCGGACCAACTGAAAGTAGCTTTTACCAAACGAATTGTCGATTTACAAAAACGGATCACGGCAATCCATGAGGAGTTTGCTGAGGGGCGTCCGGCTGACTGGTCTGAACAAGCTGGAGAGCGAGAAAACGACGAAGTGTTAAATGCCTTAGAGTCGGAAGCCAAAGTTGAAATCCAGCAGTTATCCGACGCAATCAGTCGTATCGAACAAGGTACCTATGGCTATTGTGTCGATTGCGGTGAAGAAATTGCCCGAGCTAGGTTAAATGTTCAGCCTGCGGCAATTAAGTGCATCGACTGCGCAGACTAA
- a CDS encoding DUF2489 domain-containing protein, protein MVYGVYWLIAGVIVLLLALYAGRLLWQLRQQTIAEKAQKQKLQAKQLQRDIDVLNSVILIAKAMNQQQCDISEGCWRLSVLIESMESHADRFIEKFPAIFNLYNDIKHMPILDKRKALSKKERLKLDLERMGIEEKLEPEVNRNVEGLEPYAIELKVELQARLSQN, encoded by the coding sequence GTGGTATACGGTGTTTATTGGCTCATTGCTGGTGTTATTGTGTTGCTTCTGGCTCTTTATGCTGGGCGATTGTTATGGCAATTAAGACAACAAACAATTGCCGAAAAGGCGCAAAAGCAAAAACTACAGGCGAAACAACTTCAACGCGATATTGATGTTCTTAATAGCGTGATTTTAATTGCGAAGGCGATGAATCAACAGCAATGCGATATTTCAGAAGGTTGTTGGCGCTTGTCAGTGCTTATTGAGTCCATGGAAAGTCATGCCGATAGGTTTATTGAGAAATTTCCTGCTATATTTAATTTATATAATGATATCAAACATATGCCTATACTTGACAAACGAAAGGCGCTGTCTAAAAAAGAGCGCTTAAAACTTGATTTAGAGCGCATGGGTATCGAAGAAAAGCTTGAACCTGAAGTCAATAGAAACGTTGAAGGATTGGAGCCTTATGCAATCGAACTTAAAGTAGAGTTGCAAGCGAGGCTAAGTCAAAATTAG
- the yihI gene encoding Der GTPase-activating protein YihI gives MARSKKSRKEGALMKKLNLKRPEKIEKEARKRKSTGNKAGSRQQVVQSKTDQNQSSQSKDPRIGSKKPIDLGVQTIVEKPKNQSSKVQTKQSSVAKVYVQDNTEALEQELLAIENNMELHALSERSEAGEELTNDEKDYLESNLARYQQLLAQLNLEQDDDEDTDTDVDSEDDMWDKLDSYNFDDYKDQ, from the coding sequence GAAATCACGTAAAGAAGGCGCTTTAATGAAGAAGCTTAATCTAAAGCGCCCTGAAAAAATTGAAAAAGAAGCACGCAAGCGCAAATCGACCGGTAATAAGGCCGGCAGTCGTCAACAGGTTGTGCAATCTAAGACCGACCAAAATCAATCCTCACAGAGTAAAGATCCACGTATTGGTAGTAAAAAGCCAATTGACTTAGGTGTGCAGACGATTGTTGAAAAACCTAAAAACCAATCAAGCAAGGTGCAAACCAAGCAGTCTTCAGTTGCTAAGGTCTATGTTCAAGATAACACAGAAGCGCTAGAGCAAGAGTTATTAGCCATTGAAAATAATATGGAATTGCATGCCTTGTCTGAACGCTCTGAAGCAGGAGAAGAGCTTACTAATGACGAGAAAGATTATCTAGAGTCTAATTTAGCAAGATACCAGCAGCTTCTCGCTCAATTGAATCTTGAACAAGATGATGACGAGGATACCGATACCGACGTCGATTCTGAAGATGATATGTGGGACAAGCTAGACAGCTATAATTTTGATGACTACAAAGATCAATAA